A region from the archaeon BMS3Bbin15 genome encodes:
- the minD_3 gene encoding septum site-determining protein MinD: MGISITIASGKGGVGKTMLSSNLGIALSQFGKDVTILDADIEMANLELHLGLEGMKVALHDVLAGEADISQAVYNGPEGIKVIPAGISLEGLRKADPEILEEVLGKLLKDTDILIIDAPAGLGRNVVTALAAGQELIIVANPEISSMSDALKTKIVAAKLGSHILGTVLNRVGYDKTDLTVQEVQLILETKILATIPEDPEVRRSAAFGSPVIVRTPNSPAAIAVKKLAADLIGKKYIPPKPRKESFMKRLVNGLFGGI; encoded by the coding sequence ATGGGAATTTCAATCACCATAGCCTCCGGAAAAGGTGGCGTGGGAAAAACTATGCTTTCATCCAATCTAGGTATAGCTCTCAGTCAGTTTGGCAAGGATGTTACAATCCTTGATGCTGATATTGAAATGGCAAATCTTGAGCTTCATCTAGGTCTGGAAGGCATGAAGGTTGCACTTCATGATGTCCTGGCTGGTGAAGCTGATATATCTCAGGCAGTATATAATGGCCCGGAAGGTATCAAGGTAATTCCTGCAGGAATATCTCTGGAGGGATTGAGAAAGGCTGACCCTGAGATACTTGAAGAGGTTCTGGGAAAACTGCTGAAAGATACAGATATTTTAATTATAGATGCTCCTGCAGGTCTTGGAAGAAATGTTGTGACTGCTCTTGCTGCAGGACAGGAGCTTATTATTGTGGCTAACCCGGAGATTTCAAGCATGAGTGATGCTCTTAAAACAAAGATTGTTGCAGCAAAGCTGGGGAGTCATATACTCGGTACAGTGCTTAATCGTGTTGGCTATGATAAAACTGACCTGACAGTACAGGAGGTCCAGCTTATACTAGAGACAAAGATTCTTGCAACAATTCCGGAGGACCCTGAGGTAAGGAGAAGTGCAGCATTTGGCAGTCCGGTGATTGTAAGAACGCCGAATTCGCCTGCTGCAATTGCGGTAAAGAAGCTGGCTGCAGATTTGATTGGTAAGAAGTATATACCACCCAAACCAAGGAAGGAATCATTTATGAAGAGACTGGTAAATGGTCTATTTGGAGGGATATAA